The Chlamydiales bacterium STE3 genome includes a region encoding these proteins:
- a CDS encoding 7-carboxy-7-deazaguanine synthase (Product derived from UniProtKB/Swiss-Prot:Q8KFK8;Gene name derived from UniProtKB/Swiss-Prot:Q8KFK8;EC number derived from UniProtKB/Swiss-Prot:Q8KFK8): protein MLLFCAMNTFLNLIEIFASVQGETSLTGQMTTFVRLARCNLRCAWCDTSYSFGRGTSQSVEYILDKVKEFGCRYVCVTGGEPLLQPNVLTLMQKLCELNYTVSLETGGSLPIDKVDERVRIILDVKCPGSQMEEKNYFPNLRNLREHDEVKFVVQDKKDFDYTISICREYHLFDRSKEVLVSPVFGKLEPKELIHWILQDKLPCRLNLQCHKYIWSPETKGV, encoded by the coding sequence TTGTTATTATTTTGCGCTATGAATACTTTTCTCAATTTAATTGAAATTTTTGCAAGCGTTCAAGGAGAAACAAGCTTAACAGGTCAAATGACAACTTTTGTAAGACTAGCTCGTTGCAATCTACGCTGCGCATGGTGCGACACCTCTTATTCTTTTGGAAGAGGTACTTCTCAATCCGTTGAATACATTTTAGATAAGGTTAAAGAATTTGGTTGTCGTTACGTTTGTGTCACAGGGGGAGAACCTTTATTGCAGCCAAATGTTTTGACTCTAATGCAAAAATTATGTGAGCTTAACTACACTGTTTCTTTAGAAACAGGCGGATCTTTGCCAATAGATAAAGTAGATGAAAGAGTGCGAATTATTCTCGATGTAAAGTGCCCTGGCAGCCAAATGGAAGAAAAAAACTATTTCCCTAACCTAAGAAATCTTAGAGAACATGATGAAGTCAAGTTTGTTGTCCAAGACAAAAAGGATTTTGATTATACTATTTCTATTTGCAGAGAGTACCATTTGTTTGATCGCTCCAAAGAAGTGCTGGTCTCGCCGGTATTTGGCAAACTGGAGCCTAAAGAGTTGATACATTGGATTTTGCAGGATAAGTTGCCTTGTCGATTAAATCTTCAATGCCATAAGTATATTTGGTCTCCTGAAACTAAGGGGGTATGA